From a region of the Georgenia yuyongxinii genome:
- a CDS encoding YqjF family protein, with the protein MSSNRVPRPVSLQRLTDVTFLHWALPASAVEERLPPGLDLDTFDGRAWVGVVPLVMRDVRPARLPAVPHLSHFTEINVRTYVRGPDGVPGVWFYSLECPRLPVVAALRGLGLPYTWARTHTQTSGEHVAYRSRRRDGTGMHAATRIGSPVEKDQLMHFLVERYHAFFWRAGLWRVPVEHRPWPLRAATAHADVGTLLHAVHLPGPRSEPLVQFSPGVDARIGAPRRA; encoded by the coding sequence ATGTCCAGCAACCGGGTGCCCAGGCCCGTCAGCCTGCAGCGGTTGACGGACGTGACGTTCCTGCACTGGGCCCTGCCGGCGTCCGCGGTGGAGGAGCGGCTCCCGCCCGGTCTGGACCTGGACACGTTCGACGGCCGCGCCTGGGTGGGCGTCGTCCCCCTCGTCATGCGCGACGTCCGCCCGGCTCGCCTGCCCGCGGTGCCGCACCTGTCCCACTTCACCGAAATCAACGTGCGCACCTACGTGCGCGGCCCCGACGGCGTCCCCGGAGTGTGGTTCTACTCCCTCGAGTGCCCACGCCTGCCGGTGGTGGCCGCACTGCGCGGGCTCGGCCTGCCGTACACGTGGGCCCGCACGCACACGCAGACCTCCGGCGAGCACGTCGCCTACCGCAGCCGCCGCCGGGACGGCACCGGCATGCACGCCGCCACGCGCATCGGCAGCCCCGTGGAGAAAGACCAGCTCATGCACTTCCTCGTGGAGCGCTACCACGCGTTCTTCTGGCGCGCCGGCCTGTGGCGGGTACCGGTGGAGCACCGGCCCTGGCCGTTGCGCGCGGCCACCGCCCACGCCGACGTCGGGACCCTGCTCCACGCCGTCCACCTGCCCGGCCCCCGGTCCGAGCCACTGGTCCAGTTCAGCCCCGGGGTGGACGCGCGGATCGGCGCGCCCCGGCGCGCATGA
- a CDS encoding FUSC family protein, with the protein MSPARTPVVTAGLGRWRSRRPGWARRIWARHPRLAMAARAAIAAPLAWVVALAIPGPTADYPYYAPLGAVVATTFTLAGSVRESLQAVASIALGAMTAFAVGAVTNQTNPLGIAVVVALGVLLAGWRVLGDMGSWVPTAALFTLIIGGSDPTGYIGAYTGLTLLGALIGVVVNLTFPPLPLAPAQHALTRVRELLAAQLADLADGLERDTPPDAAEWARRRRDLAEPMGAMNDAVVAASEARRWNRRTPHYDIAITRQDRMSSALRRAALVVEDLTATVTEEERADLDTLALGPGLRPPAARAMRALADVLRQVEGRATGTPEVIRAEQAVDQLRLAVTRAGADPSGLLVAASLVVSLRRLLEAVTDPPGYREPTG; encoded by the coding sequence ATGAGCCCCGCGCGCACCCCCGTCGTCACCGCGGGCCTGGGGCGCTGGCGTTCCCGGCGCCCCGGCTGGGCCCGCCGCATCTGGGCCCGCCATCCCCGTCTGGCGATGGCCGCACGAGCGGCGATCGCGGCCCCGCTGGCGTGGGTGGTCGCCCTCGCCATCCCCGGCCCGACGGCGGACTACCCCTACTACGCCCCGCTGGGCGCCGTCGTCGCCACGACCTTCACCCTCGCCGGCTCGGTACGCGAGTCCCTCCAGGCCGTCGCCAGCATCGCGCTGGGCGCGATGACCGCGTTCGCGGTGGGGGCGGTCACGAACCAGACGAACCCGCTGGGCATCGCGGTCGTGGTGGCGCTCGGGGTGCTCCTGGCCGGCTGGCGCGTGCTGGGTGACATGGGCTCCTGGGTGCCGACGGCGGCGCTGTTCACGCTCATCATCGGCGGCAGCGACCCGACCGGATACATCGGCGCCTACACCGGGCTGACTCTGCTCGGCGCGCTCATCGGCGTCGTCGTCAACCTCACCTTCCCGCCGCTGCCGCTCGCACCCGCCCAGCACGCGCTCACCCGCGTCCGCGAGCTCCTCGCCGCCCAGCTCGCGGACCTCGCGGACGGGCTCGAGCGGGACACCCCGCCCGACGCCGCCGAGTGGGCCCGGCGCCGCCGCGACCTCGCCGAGCCCATGGGCGCCATGAACGACGCCGTCGTGGCCGCCTCGGAGGCCCGCCGCTGGAACCGCCGCACCCCGCACTACGACATCGCCATCACCCGGCAGGACCGGATGTCCAGCGCGCTGCGCCGCGCCGCCCTCGTGGTCGAGGACCTCACCGCCACCGTCACGGAGGAGGAGCGCGCCGACCTGGACACGCTCGCCCTCGGTCCCGGCCTGCGCCCGCCCGCCGCACGGGCCATGCGCGCCCTGGCCGACGTGCTGCGTCAGGTGGAGGGCCGCGCCACCGGCACCCCAGAGGTCATCCGGGCGGAGCAGGCCGTCGACCAGCTGCGCCTCGCAGTCACCCGCGCCGGCGCCGACCCCTCCGGCCTGCTCGTCGCCGCGAGCCTGGTCGTCTCCCTGCGCCGTCTGCTCGAGGCCGTCACCGACCCGCCCGGATACCGCGAGCCGACCGGTTGA
- a CDS encoding phosphatase PAP2 family protein produces MTQTLTREQRRTDSTRRTVAALLAVLAAAAVTTVWWFFVTTATGQHLDDVAYTGSRIGRTRLAEYTQSVLDVVSVPFLIVVIVVATAVALLRRRWWLALGVGAVVGAANLTTQLLKYEVFNRPDLGITDGYAANTLPSGHTTVAGSVGLAVLLVAPARWRWLVAPLAAVYTGATGIATMADGWHRASDVVAAVLVVTGWALLAVAVTGPVDAVGPVRAAGWVLGVAGVAGALVALVCLLLTRGADADPSRAQMLIAYGGASVGVMAVLSLATLAVLLVGARPAR; encoded by the coding sequence GTGACGCAGACACTCACCCGTGAGCAGCGCCGCACCGACAGCACCCGACGGACGGTCGCCGCGCTCCTCGCGGTGCTCGCCGCCGCCGCGGTGACCACGGTGTGGTGGTTCTTCGTCACCACCGCCACTGGCCAGCACCTCGACGACGTCGCCTACACCGGCTCGCGCATCGGTCGCACCCGCCTGGCCGAGTACACCCAGTCCGTGCTCGACGTGGTCTCCGTGCCGTTCCTGATCGTGGTGATCGTGGTAGCCACCGCCGTCGCGCTGCTGCGCCGCCGTTGGTGGCTGGCGCTGGGCGTCGGCGCGGTGGTCGGCGCCGCGAACCTGACGACGCAGCTGCTTAAGTACGAGGTCTTTAACCGCCCCGACCTGGGCATCACCGACGGATACGCCGCCAACACCCTGCCCAGCGGGCACACGACCGTGGCCGGCTCGGTGGGCCTGGCCGTGCTGCTGGTCGCCCCGGCCCGCTGGCGCTGGCTGGTGGCGCCGCTGGCCGCCGTCTACACCGGGGCGACCGGCATCGCGACCATGGCGGACGGCTGGCACCGGGCCTCCGACGTCGTCGCCGCCGTCCTCGTGGTCACCGGGTGGGCGCTGCTCGCCGTGGCGGTGACCGGCCCGGTGGACGCCGTCGGCCCGGTCCGCGCCGCCGGCTGGGTCCTGGGCGTGGCCGGGGTGGCGGGCGCCCTGGTCGCCCTGGTCTGCCTGCTCCTGACCCGCGGGGCCGACGCCGACCCCTCCCGGGCCCAGATGCTCATCGCCTATGGTGGGGCGAGCGTGGGGGTGATGGCGGTCCTCAGCCTCGCCACCCTCGCGGTGCTGCTCGTGGGTGCCCGGCCCGCTCGCTGA
- the topA gene encoding type I DNA topoisomerase, which translates to MTTSRKLVIVESPAKARTIGGYLGPDFDVEASVGHIRDLPQPSELPADMKKGPYGKFAVDVEGDFDPYYVVDSDKKKKVTELKRALKDADELYLATDEDREGEAIAWHLLDVLKPTVPVKRMVFHEITREAITRALENTRELDTRLVDAQETRRILDRLVGYEVSPLLWRKIKPGISAGRVQSVATRMVVERERERMAFRSASYWDVSGTFTGGDEAVDRRGFEARLVTLDSRRVATGRDFGDDGHLKPAAQKADVVHLHQAEATALAAALERAEACVVSMETKPYTRRPAAPFTTSTLQQEASRKLRMSARETMRTAQGLYENGFITYMRTDSSALSGQAIAAARRQAAELYGPEYVPDKPRAYGAKAKGAQEAHEAIRPAGDSFRTPAQVANQLTGAQFKLYELIWKRTVASQMADARGSTATVRLAATAVLGDGARQAELTASGTVITFRGFLAAYEEGRDAERYDAAADKETRLPVLKEGDAVVTDAVTAEGHETTPPPRYTEASLVKALEERGIGRPSTYAATISTITDRGYVDRRGQALVPTWLAFSVVRLLEENLPRLVDYDFTAEMEGDLDRIASGTEDRVGWLSRFYRGDAAAARPGLKTLVEGLGDIDARAVNSIDIGDGITLRVGRYGPYLETAPAEEGAEGRRASVPDDVAPDELTVDLAKELLERQADDGRELGADPATGHMIIAKNGRFGPYVTEVLPEEDDGDAAAATTGDSPNGTAPAGAKKKPVRKKAAKAKPRTASLFKSMQLETVTLEDALRLLSLPRVVGADPEGVEITAQNGRYGPYLKKGTDSRSLTSEDQIFDVTVEEALAIYAQPKRGRGATAKPPLRELGEDPVSGKPVSVKDGRFGPYVTDGTTNATLRKDDAPESITPERGFELLAEKRAKGPAKKPARKPAAKKTTTKTAAKKAPATK; encoded by the coding sequence GTGACCACCTCCCGCAAGCTCGTGATCGTCGAGTCGCCCGCCAAGGCGCGCACCATCGGCGGGTACCTCGGCCCCGACTTCGACGTCGAGGCCAGCGTGGGCCACATCCGCGACCTTCCCCAGCCCTCCGAGCTGCCCGCGGACATGAAGAAGGGCCCCTACGGCAAGTTCGCCGTGGACGTCGAGGGCGACTTCGACCCCTACTACGTGGTCGACTCGGACAAGAAGAAGAAGGTTACCGAGCTCAAGCGGGCCCTGAAGGACGCTGACGAGCTCTACCTCGCCACGGATGAGGACCGCGAGGGCGAGGCCATCGCGTGGCACCTGCTCGACGTCCTCAAGCCCACGGTGCCGGTCAAGCGGATGGTCTTCCACGAGATCACCCGCGAGGCCATCACCCGGGCCCTGGAGAACACCCGCGAGCTCGACACCCGGCTCGTCGACGCCCAGGAGACCCGCCGCATCCTCGACCGCCTGGTGGGCTACGAGGTCTCCCCGCTGCTGTGGCGCAAGATCAAGCCCGGCATCTCCGCCGGCCGTGTGCAGTCCGTGGCCACCCGCATGGTGGTCGAGCGCGAGCGGGAGCGGATGGCGTTCCGGTCGGCGTCCTACTGGGACGTCTCGGGCACCTTCACCGGTGGCGACGAGGCCGTGGACCGCCGCGGCTTCGAGGCCCGCCTCGTCACCCTGGACTCCCGGCGCGTGGCCACCGGCCGCGACTTCGGCGACGACGGCCACCTCAAGCCCGCCGCGCAGAAGGCCGACGTGGTCCACCTGCACCAGGCCGAGGCGACCGCGCTCGCCGCGGCCCTGGAGCGGGCCGAGGCATGCGTGGTCTCCATGGAGACCAAGCCCTACACCCGCCGCCCGGCCGCACCGTTCACCACCTCCACGCTGCAGCAGGAGGCCTCCCGCAAGCTGCGCATGAGCGCCCGGGAGACCATGCGCACCGCGCAGGGGCTGTACGAGAACGGCTTCATCACCTACATGCGTACCGACTCCTCGGCGCTGTCCGGGCAGGCCATCGCCGCGGCCCGCCGCCAGGCCGCCGAGCTCTACGGCCCCGAGTACGTGCCGGACAAGCCCCGCGCGTACGGCGCCAAGGCCAAGGGCGCCCAGGAGGCGCACGAGGCCATCCGGCCCGCCGGGGACTCCTTCCGGACCCCCGCGCAGGTGGCCAACCAGCTCACCGGCGCCCAGTTCAAGCTCTACGAGCTCATCTGGAAGCGCACCGTCGCCTCCCAGATGGCCGACGCCCGCGGCTCCACCGCCACGGTGCGCCTGGCAGCGACCGCCGTGCTCGGCGACGGCGCCCGCCAGGCCGAGCTGACGGCGTCGGGCACGGTCATCACCTTCCGCGGCTTCCTGGCCGCCTACGAGGAGGGCCGCGACGCCGAGCGGTACGACGCCGCCGCGGACAAGGAGACCCGCCTGCCGGTGCTGAAGGAGGGCGACGCCGTCGTCACCGATGCGGTCACCGCCGAGGGGCACGAGACCACCCCGCCGCCGCGCTACACCGAGGCCTCGCTGGTCAAGGCGCTGGAGGAGCGCGGCATCGGCCGCCCCTCCACGTACGCGGCGACCATCTCCACCATCACCGACCGCGGCTACGTCGACCGACGCGGGCAGGCGCTCGTGCCCACCTGGCTGGCGTTCTCCGTGGTGCGCCTGCTCGAGGAGAACCTTCCCCGGCTCGTCGACTACGACTTCACCGCCGAGATGGAGGGCGACCTTGACCGCATCGCCTCCGGCACCGAGGACCGGGTCGGCTGGCTCTCACGGTTCTACCGCGGCGACGCCGCCGCCGCCCGGCCGGGCCTGAAGACCCTGGTCGAGGGGCTCGGGGACATCGACGCCCGCGCCGTCAACAGCATCGACATCGGCGACGGCATCACGCTGCGGGTGGGCCGCTACGGGCCCTACCTGGAGACCGCCCCCGCGGAGGAGGGCGCCGAGGGCCGGCGCGCCAGCGTGCCCGACGACGTCGCCCCCGACGAGCTCACCGTGGACTTGGCCAAGGAGCTGCTCGAGCGGCAGGCCGACGACGGTCGCGAGCTCGGCGCCGACCCGGCCACCGGGCACATGATCATCGCCAAGAACGGCCGCTTCGGCCCCTACGTCACCGAGGTCCTCCCCGAGGAGGACGACGGCGACGCGGCGGCTGCCACCACCGGCGACAGCCCGAACGGCACCGCCCCCGCGGGCGCGAAGAAGAAGCCCGTGCGGAAGAAGGCCGCCAAGGCCAAGCCGCGCACGGCGTCGCTGTTCAAGTCCATGCAGCTCGAGACCGTCACCCTCGAGGACGCGCTGCGGCTGCTGTCCCTGCCGCGGGTGGTCGGCGCCGACCCCGAGGGCGTGGAGATCACCGCCCAGAATGGCCGCTACGGGCCGTACCTGAAGAAGGGCACCGACTCGCGTTCCCTGACCAGCGAGGACCAGATCTTCGACGTCACGGTCGAGGAGGCACTGGCCATCTACGCCCAGCCCAAGCGCGGGCGCGGCGCCACCGCCAAGCCGCCGCTGCGTGAGCTGGGGGAGGACCCGGTCTCGGGGAAGCCGGTGTCCGTCAAGGACGGCCGCTTCGGCCCCTACGTCACCGACGGCACCACCAACGCGACCCTGCGCAAGGACGACGCGCCCGAGTCGATCACCCCCGAGCGGGGCTTCGAGCTCCTCGCGGAGAAGCGGGCCAAGGGCCCGGCCAAGAAGCCGGCCCGCAAGCCCGCGGCGAAGAAGACCACCACCAAGACGGCCGCGAAGAAGGCGCCGGCGACGAAGTAG
- a CDS encoding PadR family transcriptional regulator, producing the protein MVDDWPGEWLRGALEVCVLRVVADGPTYGYAISARLEEAGVGAVKGGTLYPLLTRFERAGLVEVEWRTGESGPARKYYALTGEGRTQLTTLAERWARFADLTRGFVADSPVSPDPSRSAPQRESRS; encoded by the coding sequence ATGGTGGACGACTGGCCCGGTGAGTGGCTGCGCGGCGCGCTCGAGGTGTGCGTGCTGCGCGTCGTGGCCGACGGGCCGACCTACGGCTACGCGATCTCCGCCCGCCTGGAGGAGGCCGGCGTCGGCGCGGTCAAGGGCGGCACCCTCTACCCACTGCTCACGCGGTTCGAACGGGCCGGTCTCGTCGAGGTCGAGTGGCGCACCGGCGAGAGCGGCCCGGCTCGCAAGTACTACGCACTCACCGGCGAGGGCCGCACCCAGCTCACCACCCTGGCGGAACGGTGGGCCCGCTTCGCCGACCTCACGCGCGGCTTCGTCGCCGACTCCCCCGTGTCCCCCGACCCGTCCCGCAGCGCCCCACAGAGAGAGAGCCGATCATGA
- a CDS encoding Gfo/Idh/MocA family protein has protein sequence MEAQVTAPNLLPAPADPTDAPPLRWGILGAGGIARRFAREVPARSAQQVLAVASRDQRRADAFAAEHGVGRAYGSYELLVTDEDVDVVYIATPHSAHRDHALLALEAGKHVLVEKAFTRNADEALEVLDAARERHLFVMEAMWTRFLPHMVALRGLIGSGALGEILAVTADHGQRLDTVERLLAPELAGGALLDLGVYPVSFAYDVLGAPASVHAAGALTDVGVDAHEAVTLTYAGTRAVAVCTSNMWATTATTASVVGTEGRVDIDGPFYRPTSFTVTPFSGAPWRFEPVPGITAADGGFEFQAAEVARCVADGRRESVDMPWRATLEVMEVLDEVRRQLGVVYPGE, from the coding sequence ATGGAAGCCCAGGTGACGGCGCCGAACCTGCTCCCCGCGCCCGCAGATCCCACGGACGCACCGCCGCTGCGCTGGGGCATCCTCGGCGCTGGCGGGATCGCCCGCCGCTTCGCCCGTGAGGTGCCCGCCCGCTCGGCCCAGCAGGTGCTGGCCGTCGCCTCCCGGGACCAGCGCCGCGCCGACGCCTTCGCCGCCGAGCACGGCGTGGGCCGCGCCTACGGCAGCTACGAGCTCCTGGTCACCGACGAGGACGTCGATGTCGTCTACATCGCCACCCCGCACAGCGCGCACCGCGACCACGCCCTCCTCGCGCTGGAGGCCGGCAAGCACGTGCTGGTGGAGAAGGCGTTCACCCGCAACGCGGACGAGGCCCTCGAGGTGCTCGACGCCGCCCGCGAGCGGCACCTGTTCGTCATGGAGGCCATGTGGACGCGGTTCCTGCCGCACATGGTCGCCCTCCGCGGACTGATCGGCTCCGGCGCCCTCGGCGAGATCCTTGCCGTCACGGCCGACCACGGCCAGCGGCTGGACACCGTCGAGCGGCTCCTCGCCCCCGAGCTGGCCGGCGGGGCGCTGCTGGACCTCGGCGTGTACCCCGTCTCGTTCGCATACGACGTGCTCGGCGCCCCCGCATCCGTCCACGCTGCCGGCGCCCTCACGGACGTCGGCGTCGACGCGCACGAGGCCGTGACCCTGACCTATGCCGGCACCCGGGCGGTTGCGGTCTGCACCTCGAACATGTGGGCCACCACCGCCACGACCGCGTCGGTGGTGGGCACCGAGGGGCGGGTCGACATCGACGGCCCCTTCTACCGGCCGACGTCGTTCACGGTCACCCCGTTCAGTGGCGCGCCGTGGCGGTTCGAACCCGTCCCGGGGATCACGGCAGCGGACGGCGGGTTCGAGTTCCAGGCCGCCGAGGTGGCCCGGTGCGTCGCGGACGGGCGGCGCGAGTCGGTGGACATGCCCTGGCGGGCGACCCTCGAGGTCATGGAGGTCCTGGACGAGGTCCGCCGCCAGCTGGGGGTCGTCTACCCCGGGGAGTGA
- the tmk gene encoding dTMP kinase: MTDLPPAVPPTGAPAPQPGRFVSLEGGDFAGKTTQQRMLGDWLRELGHEVVLTREPGGTPLGQVLRDAVLHGADVDPRTEALLYATDRAHHVHQLVLPALARGAVVVTDRYLDSSVAYQGSARELGDQEIRALSLWATEGLLPHVTVLLDLDPAAAAARRTGAPDRIERESAAFHTRVREHFLALAAAEPGRYLVLDAARPAEEIHAAIRERLAPLLPARPDTVVPATPDVVAAAHPTRTRPRADR; the protein is encoded by the coding sequence GTGACCGACCTGCCCCCCGCCGTCCCCCCGACCGGCGCGCCTGCGCCCCAGCCGGGCCGCTTCGTCTCGCTCGAGGGCGGCGACTTCGCGGGCAAGACCACCCAGCAGCGCATGCTCGGGGACTGGCTGCGCGAGCTCGGCCACGAGGTGGTCCTCACCCGCGAGCCCGGCGGCACACCGCTCGGGCAGGTGCTGCGCGACGCCGTCCTGCACGGCGCGGACGTCGACCCGCGCACAGAGGCGCTGCTCTACGCCACCGACCGCGCCCACCACGTCCACCAGCTCGTGCTGCCCGCCCTGGCGCGTGGCGCCGTCGTGGTGACCGACCGGTACCTCGACTCCTCGGTCGCCTACCAGGGCTCCGCCCGCGAGCTCGGAGACCAGGAGATCCGCGCGCTCTCGCTGTGGGCCACCGAGGGCCTGCTGCCCCACGTCACGGTCCTGCTCGATCTCGACCCGGCCGCCGCCGCTGCTCGCCGCACGGGCGCCCCGGACCGGATCGAGCGCGAGTCCGCCGCGTTCCACACCCGCGTACGCGAGCACTTCCTCGCCCTGGCCGCCGCCGAGCCCGGCCGGTACCTGGTCCTCGACGCCGCCCGGCCCGCCGAGGAGATCCACGCCGCGATCCGTGAACGGCTGGCGCCGCTGCTGCCCGCCAGGCCGGACACCGTCGTGCCCGCGACGCCGGACGTCGTCGCGGCGGCCCACCCCACCCGTACCCGCCCGCGGGCCGACCGATGA
- a CDS encoding DNA polymerase III subunit delta', protein MSVWDEVVGQEQVVSTLQAAVEASRAGTDGAPAADAGRAMTHAWLITGPPGSGRSVAARAFAAALQCTDPDEPGCGHCQACTTTLAGTHADVALVGTEKVVFSIDEIRPLVSQAQRSPSQGRWRVMLMEDADRMVERTSNVLLKAIEEPPPRTVWLLCAPSPEDVLTTIRSRCRAVHLRVPDPRAVADLLVRRDGLDPQVALTAARAAQSHVGLARRLARDPQARERRRRLLGVPTAIRGVGDAVLAAAQLIDISAADAKAATEERDAEEKAALLRTLGADAGTKLPPALRGQVRQLEEDQKRRATRAQRDVLDRAMVDLLSLYRDVLVVQLGADVELVNADAADQVRRLAEGTTPEQTVRRMDAVGVARERLAGNVAPLLAVEAMMVALRPQAS, encoded by the coding sequence ATGAGCGTCTGGGACGAGGTGGTCGGCCAGGAGCAGGTCGTGTCCACCTTGCAGGCCGCCGTCGAGGCCTCCCGGGCCGGTACCGACGGCGCCCCCGCCGCGGACGCCGGCCGGGCCATGACCCATGCCTGGCTCATCACCGGCCCGCCCGGGTCGGGCCGGTCCGTGGCCGCGCGCGCGTTCGCCGCGGCCCTGCAGTGCACCGACCCGGACGAGCCCGGTTGCGGGCACTGCCAGGCCTGCACGACGACGCTGGCGGGCACCCACGCCGACGTCGCGCTGGTCGGCACGGAGAAGGTCGTCTTCAGCATCGACGAGATCCGCCCGCTGGTCTCCCAGGCGCAGCGCTCCCCGTCCCAGGGCCGCTGGCGCGTCATGCTCATGGAGGACGCCGACCGCATGGTCGAGCGCACCTCCAACGTCCTCCTCAAGGCCATCGAGGAGCCGCCGCCGCGCACCGTGTGGCTGCTGTGCGCCCCGAGCCCCGAGGACGTCCTCACCACCATCCGCTCACGCTGCCGCGCGGTGCACCTGCGCGTGCCGGACCCTCGCGCCGTCGCCGACCTCCTCGTCCGCCGGGACGGGCTCGACCCGCAGGTGGCGCTCACCGCAGCCCGGGCCGCCCAGTCCCACGTGGGTCTGGCCCGCCGGCTCGCCCGGGACCCGCAGGCCCGCGAACGTCGGCGCCGCCTCCTCGGTGTGCCCACCGCCATCCGCGGGGTGGGCGACGCCGTTCTCGCCGCCGCCCAGCTCATCGACATCTCCGCCGCCGACGCCAAGGCCGCCACCGAGGAGCGCGACGCCGAGGAGAAGGCCGCGCTCCTGCGCACCCTGGGCGCCGACGCGGGCACCAAGCTTCCCCCGGCGCTGCGCGGGCAGGTCCGCCAGCTCGAGGAGGACCAGAAGCGGCGGGCCACCCGGGCCCAGCGGGACGTGCTGGACCGGGCCATGGTCGACCTGCTGTCGCTCTACCGCGACGTGCTGGTGGTCCAGCTCGGCGCCGACGTCGAGCTCGTCAACGCCGACGCCGCGGACCAGGTCCGCCGCCTCGCCGAGGGCACCACCCCGGAGCAGACGGTGCGCCGCATGGACGCCGTGGGGGTCGCCCGCGAGCGGCTCGCGGGCAACGTGGCACCGCTGCTGGCGGTGGAGGCGATGATGGTGGCGCTGCGCCCACAGGCCTCCTGA
- a CDS encoding alpha/beta hydrolase produces MRPLRPLLAAVLALALLGGCTAGADEPAPSPAKADLQTKVPAELEEYYGQDVAWEECGSNLECADVTVPLDYDAPDGEDITIAVKRLHSSRDGQRVGSLLINPGGPGSSGTSLVDSATALFSEDLRAAYDVVGFDPRGTGDSTRVDCVSDFELDRIRGAQYEPETPAGLEAYAADTDFIAEGCVANSGDLVTEVDTASAARDMDILRHLLGEPELDYLGYSYGTYLGATYAELFPGHVGRLVLDGAMDPSLGSHETVLGQARGFEQALRAYVQDCLGGEACPLSGSVDDGVAQVQTLLQVTEDTPLPTADGRELTAPLAFSGMITPLYESRTWFFLSQALDQAMNDGDGSLLLYLADLMAGRAEDGTYPDGSTEANWAINCADFGSTGDPEIWARQAEELREASPTFGDMLAYGDLLCADWPGDPAGSRGPLTAAGAAPIMVVGTTGDPATPYEGSVALADQLESGFLVTYDGEGHTAYGRSNECVAAAVDAFLIDGVKPEDGLVC; encoded by the coding sequence GTGAGACCTCTCCGCCCCCTCCTTGCTGCCGTGCTCGCCCTCGCCCTGCTGGGTGGGTGCACCGCCGGCGCCGACGAGCCGGCGCCCAGCCCCGCGAAGGCGGACCTGCAGACCAAGGTTCCCGCCGAGCTGGAGGAGTACTACGGCCAGGACGTCGCCTGGGAGGAGTGCGGCAGCAACCTCGAGTGCGCCGACGTCACCGTCCCACTCGACTACGACGCCCCCGACGGCGAGGACATCACCATCGCCGTCAAGCGCCTGCACTCCTCCCGGGACGGGCAGCGGGTCGGCTCCCTCCTCATCAACCCGGGCGGCCCGGGCTCGTCCGGCACCAGCCTCGTCGACTCCGCGACTGCCTTGTTCAGCGAGGACCTGCGCGCCGCGTACGACGTCGTCGGCTTCGACCCGCGCGGCACCGGTGACTCCACCCGGGTGGACTGTGTGAGCGACTTCGAGCTCGACCGCATCCGCGGCGCCCAGTACGAGCCCGAGACGCCCGCGGGGCTGGAGGCCTACGCGGCGGACACCGACTTCATCGCCGAGGGGTGCGTCGCGAACAGCGGCGACCTCGTCACCGAGGTGGACACCGCCTCCGCCGCCCGGGACATGGACATCCTGCGCCACCTGCTCGGTGAGCCCGAGCTCGACTACCTCGGCTACTCCTACGGCACCTACCTGGGCGCCACCTACGCGGAGCTGTTCCCCGGCCACGTCGGCCGGCTCGTGCTCGACGGCGCGATGGACCCCTCGCTGGGCTCGCACGAGACGGTCCTGGGGCAGGCCCGGGGCTTCGAGCAGGCGCTGCGTGCGTACGTCCAGGACTGCCTCGGCGGCGAGGCCTGCCCGCTCAGCGGCAGCGTGGACGACGGCGTCGCCCAGGTCCAGACGCTCCTGCAGGTCACCGAGGACACCCCGCTGCCCACCGCCGACGGCCGCGAGCTCACCGCGCCGTTGGCGTTCTCGGGCATGATCACCCCGCTCTACGAGAGCCGGACGTGGTTCTTCCTCTCCCAGGCCCTGGACCAGGCCATGAACGACGGCGACGGGTCCCTCCTGCTGTACCTCGCCGACCTCATGGCCGGCCGCGCCGAGGACGGCACGTACCCGGACGGCTCCACCGAGGCGAACTGGGCCATCAACTGTGCCGACTTCGGCTCCACCGGTGACCCCGAGATATGGGCGCGGCAGGCGGAGGAGCTGCGGGAGGCGTCCCCGACGTTCGGGGACATGCTCGCCTACGGAGACCTGCTCTGCGCCGACTGGCCCGGTGACCCCGCCGGCAGCCGTGGGCCGCTCACCGCGGCCGGCGCGGCCCCGATCATGGTGGTGGGCACCACCGGTGACCCGGCGACCCCGTACGAGGGGAGCGTCGCCCTTGCCGACCAGCTGGAAAGCGGTTTTCTGGTCACCTACGACGGCGAGGGCCACACCGCCTACGGTCGCTCCAACGAGTGCGTCGCCGCGGCGGTGGACGCGTTCCTCATCGACGGCGTCAAGCCCGAGGACGGGCTGGTCTGCTGA
- a CDS encoding histone-like nucleoid-structuring protein Lsr2, with product MAQKVQVTLVDDIDGSPADETVTFALDGISYEIDLTERHASALRESFAEWVGHARRSGGRKISAKRSTGGRSDAADAGKVREWARQQGYEVSERGRISAEIREAYDKAH from the coding sequence ATGGCGCAGAAGGTTCAAGTCACCCTCGTCGACGACATCGACGGTTCGCCCGCTGACGAGACCGTCACCTTTGCCCTCGACGGGATCAGCTACGAGATCGACCTGACCGAACGGCACGCGAGCGCGCTGCGCGAGTCTTTCGCAGAATGGGTCGGCCATGCCCGCCGCTCCGGTGGTCGCAAGATTTCCGCCAAGCGGTCCACGGGGGGCCGGAGCGATGCCGCGGACGCCGGCAAGGTACGTGAGTGGGCACGCCAGCAGGGCTACGAGGTCTCCGAGCGTGGCCGCATCTCGGCCGAGATCCGCGAGGCCTACGACAAGGCCCACTGA